One window from the genome of Dermacentor silvarum isolate Dsil-2018 chromosome 5, BIME_Dsil_1.4, whole genome shotgun sequence encodes:
- the LOC125945656 gene encoding uncharacterized protein LOC125945656: MASAEAPRKFPMTTDRADSLNVCDVGLADIEGMKGFFSGEAIDHDSPCTATEDRTCQIARHLTVWNEVLSQAKLELRESARTRAGMTVASIDCPYVRDHSLDTLHRVATLLHCLVKKHHCVTHLDVTMGRLNLYDELLCDALRGNQFIETLKLRDSIKWGLSPHRNFCAVVPTLRNLKHFECTSEAECRQSFLDAVTSLLLTTKSLTSLHVPNLNMKRSEAKAFLTATTACSSLRELSLNFEVVASAPEEICATFAEYLKSSTALTTLNFVGKGYLYCTSMQLILRGLVENRTIAKLDFRTAFVAQQCVEAVTAIFAKNRTLRSVHIVPDCPSSYSYFYHMGYFIWNGWLTSLTQNETLQELTLPFYIWRPEQWALFFRALSTKQNLKHVIIGGGVTRTVALQEVCEALRESGAEEKVVFGPQLGVSCYRHDFHFLRYRCFRDVVASQGDGGTDAPPLGRLLHQLCSLNHVTSLTVSIDPGTYTEDLSSALTDYVGTTTTLKKLRLISESAASTLNETDLAWTSVVESLSRNSSLAELGVSATCMSKDDSERMADAVKHSENIRRFSVSVQKGWHMTAFVSRLSEGISGNYSLLRAEFPGYMNKDSFAVWDTARRNSSLVARASQFLAGAHPDNGWRWSESCGTVLCWRNLPKSSPSAKDEAAAALRDEVGSFEGMHDFMRLAGVVKERVTCHHREDGRKQLDDLNEHCWIAIRRYIVLGDVVDVDAPS; encoded by the exons ATGGCAAGCGCTGAAGCCCCAAGGAAGTTCCCGATGACGACTGATCGGGCAGACTCGTTGAATGTGTGTGACGTCGGCCTGGCCGACATCGAAGGAATGAAGGGCTTCTTCTCGGGCGAAGCTATTGACCACGACTCACCGTGTACTGCGACTGAGGATCGAACGTGTCAGATAGCTCGACACCTTACAGTGTGGAACGAAGTGCTTTCCCAGGCCAAGCTCGAACTGAGAGAAAGTGCGCGAACGCGCGCCGGGATGACCGTGGCGAGCATCGACTGCCCGTACGTTAGGGACCACTCGCTGGACACACTGCACCGGGTCGCCACGCTGCTGCACTGCCTCGTCAAGAAGCATCACTGCGTGACGCATCTGGACGTCACGATGGGCAGGCTCAACTTGTACGACGAGCTCCTGTGCGACGCCCTTCGGGGCAACCAGTTCATCGAGACGCTCAAGTTGCGAGACTCGATCAAGTGGGGCCTCAGTCCCCACCGTAACTTCTGCGCCGTCGTCCCGACCCTGCGAAACTTGAAGCACTTCGAGTGCACCAGTGAGGCCGAGTGCCGGCAATCGTTTCTGGACGCGGTGACGTCTCTTCTGTTGACGACGAAGTCTCTCACGTCGCTCCATGTTCCAAATTTAAACATGAAACGCAGCGAAGCAAAGGCGTTCTTGACGGCAACCACGGCGTGCTCATCCCTGAGAGAACTCTCGTTGAACTTTGAAGTCGTGGCCTCCGCTCCGGAAGAAATTTGTGCCACTTTCGCGGAGTACCTGAAGAGTTCAACTGCCTTAACGACGCTAAACTTTGTGGGAAAGGGTTATCTTTACTGCACTTCTATGCAGTTGATACTGCGAGGACTCGTAGAAAACAGGACCATCGCCAAACTGGACTTCAGGACTGCGTTCGTAGCGCAGCAGTGTGTCGAAGCCGTAACTGCCATTTTCGCAAAGAATAGGACGCTGCGCAGCGTTCACATTGTTCCTGACTGCCCTTCCAGCTACAGTTATTTCTACCACATGGGTTATTTCATTTGGAATGGCTGGTTGACATCTCTCACGCAGAATGAGACACTGCAAGAACTTACACTGCCCTTCTACATCTGGAGGCCAGAGCAGTGGGCTCTGTTCTTCAGAGCGCTTTCGACGAAGCAGAATCTAAAGCACGTGATCATAGGCGGGGGCGTCACGAGGACCGTCGCCTTGCAGGAAGTCTGCGAGGCCCTTCGAGAAAGTGGCGCAGAGGAGAAGGTCGTTTTTGGGCCACAGTTGGGAGTGTCCTGCTATCGGCACGATTTCCATTTCCTCAGGTACCGTTGCTTCCGCGACGTCGTCGCCTCGCAGGGGGATGGCGGAACCGATGCTCCGCCTCTTGGCAGACTTCTGCACCAGCTGTGTTCGCTGAACCACGTGACATCGCTGACTGTGAGTATTGATCCTGGCACGTACACGGAGGACCTGTCGTCTGCTCTCACAGACTATGTTGGCACAACCACCACGCTAAAGAAACTGCGACTGATCTCGGAGTCTGCTGCCTCCACGTTGAATGAAACTGACCTAGCTTGGACGTCTGTGGTAGAGTCGTTGTCAAGAAACAGCAGCTTAGCAGAACTGGGCGTGAGCGCGACTTGCATGTCTAAGGACGACTCAGAGCGCATGGCTGATGCTGTCAAGCACAGCGAAAACATACGAAGGTTCTCCGTTTCGGTCCAAAAGGGCTGGCACATGACGGCGTTCGTGAGTCGCTTGTCCGAAGGCATATCTGGCAACTACAGTCTGCTAAGAGCCGAATTTCCGGGCTACATGAACAAGGACTCGTTTGCCGTCTGGGACACGGCGCGAAGAAACTCCAGCCTGGTGGCCAGGGCTTCGCAATTCCTCGCAGGAGCTCATCCTGACAA CGGCTGGCGCTGGAGCGAGTCATGCGGCACCGTGCTCTGCTGGAGGAACTTGCCGAAGTCCAGTCCATCGGCGAAGGACGAGGCAGCGGCCGCTCTCCGAGACGAAGTCGGGTCCTTCGAAGGCATGCACGACTTCATGCGACTCGCAGGAGTCGTGAAGGAGAGAGTCACGTGTCATCACCGGGAAGACGGGCGCAAGCAGCTGGACGACCTCAACGAGCACTGCTGGATCGCGATCCGGCGCTACATCGTGCTAGGTGACGTGGTGGACGTTGATGCGCCAAGTTAG